In Burkholderia gladioli, a genomic segment contains:
- a CDS encoding branched-chain amino acid ABC transporter permease, whose amino-acid sequence MSGKHTGRLRLWFSQPVFSPRDVPPLLMWGAAVATVVIVPFFAGPWLLSMVRDALVMGILALSYDLLWGRAGVLTLGHTTFLGLGAYGFAVTTVQFGQAPLMGLAAGMFCAVAVAAVIGYFLLFAGVRLHFFAIISLAVLIVAQQLAVSWQSVTGGDTGILAIPGLSFGVGSHTFDLGGPSASWYTVAVFLLAATGLVWLVCRSRYGKVLDAIATNEWRAKACGYHTSFHLLLVFVASAVLAAIAGALMAACSGVVAPDVFSPLLATEVILWVAIGGRGRTVGPVVAAVVLTLLRQTVSSYSTDGWPLILGGLFLGCVLFMPNGLRLHGLVEAARRVARTPWSRPLVHRADHAQEER is encoded by the coding sequence ATGTCTGGAAAACATACAGGCCGCCTGCGGCTATGGTTCTCACAACCGGTTTTCAGCCCCCGGGATGTTCCGCCCCTGCTGATGTGGGGCGCAGCGGTGGCAACTGTTGTGATCGTGCCTTTTTTTGCCGGTCCCTGGCTGCTGTCGATGGTGCGCGATGCGCTGGTGATGGGAATTCTCGCATTGAGCTATGACCTGCTCTGGGGACGGGCCGGAGTACTCACGCTCGGGCATACGACGTTCCTGGGTCTCGGCGCTTACGGATTTGCCGTCACGACCGTCCAGTTCGGACAGGCTCCTCTGATGGGGCTCGCGGCCGGCATGTTCTGCGCTGTGGCTGTCGCCGCCGTGATTGGCTATTTCCTGCTCTTTGCCGGAGTAAGGCTTCACTTCTTTGCGATCATCAGCCTGGCCGTGCTGATCGTCGCACAGCAGCTCGCTGTCAGCTGGCAGTCGGTCACAGGAGGAGATACGGGCATCCTGGCCATCCCCGGACTGTCGTTCGGCGTGGGCAGCCACACGTTCGACCTGGGCGGCCCGAGCGCATCCTGGTACACGGTGGCCGTCTTTCTGCTTGCCGCGACAGGCCTGGTGTGGCTTGTGTGCCGCAGTCGCTACGGCAAGGTGCTCGATGCGATCGCCACCAACGAATGGCGGGCAAAGGCGTGCGGCTATCACACGTCGTTTCACCTGCTGCTCGTCTTCGTCGCGTCGGCAGTACTTGCGGCGATAGCGGGCGCGTTGATGGCGGCCTGCTCGGGTGTGGTGGCACCGGACGTGTTCTCGCCGCTGCTTGCCACCGAGGTCATTCTCTGGGTGGCGATCGGCGGCCGGGGAAGAACCGTTGGACCCGTTGTCGCCGCCGTCGTTCTGACACTCCTCAGGCAGACCGTCTCCAGCTACAGCACGGACGGCTGGCCCCTGATCCTGGGTGGCCTGTTTCTCGGCTGTGTGCTCTTCATGCCGAACGGACTGCGACTCCATGGATTGGTGGAGGCCGCGCGCCGCGTTGCCCGAACGCCATGGAGCAGACCACTGGTTCATCGTGCGGACCATGCACAGGAGGAACGGTAA